A single genomic interval of Demequina sp. NBRC 110054 harbors:
- a CDS encoding 1-acyl-sn-glycerol-3-phosphate acyltransferase, whose translation MATPETRGYKAAAYFLRSIFGPATRKDWHGAENLPKDSGFIAVSNHVSYADPITLGHFLYLNGHPPRFLAKSSLFELPVIGKALHGVDQIPVYRGTSRAKDAVDKGIEVLQRGDMIAMFPEGTLTRDPDLWPMVARPGAVRMALDAGVPIIPVAQWGAHRLLAPYGKVFKPIPPKTITVVAGPPIDLSDIGDKRDAETLRAATDRVTATLTAMLADIRGEEPPAMPWDMRKGGRVSGADS comes from the coding sequence ATGGCGACCCCCGAGACTCGCGGCTACAAGGCCGCGGCCTACTTCCTGCGCTCGATCTTCGGTCCCGCGACCCGCAAGGACTGGCACGGCGCCGAGAACCTGCCGAAGGACTCCGGCTTCATCGCCGTGTCCAACCACGTGAGCTACGCGGACCCGATCACGCTCGGGCACTTCCTGTACCTCAATGGGCATCCGCCCAGGTTCCTGGCCAAGTCGTCGCTGTTCGAGCTGCCGGTGATCGGCAAGGCGCTGCACGGCGTGGACCAGATCCCCGTCTACCGCGGCACGTCGCGCGCGAAGGACGCCGTCGACAAGGGCATCGAGGTCCTGCAGCGCGGCGACATGATCGCGATGTTCCCCGAGGGCACGCTGACCCGTGACCCCGACCTGTGGCCGATGGTCGCCCGCCCAGGCGCGGTGCGCATGGCCCTCGACGCGGGGGTGCCGATCATCCCCGTCGCCCAGTGGGGCGCGCATCGCCTGCTCGCCCCGTACGGCAAGGTCTTCAAGCCGATCCCGCCCAAGACCATCACCGTGGTCGCCGGCCCGCCGATCGACCTGAGCGACATCGGCGACAAGCGCGACGCGGAGACGCTGCGCGCGGCGACCGACCGCGTCACCGCGACGCTCACCGCGATGCTCGCCGACATCCGCGGCGAGGAGCCGCCCGCGATGCCGTGGGACATGCGCAAGGGCGGCCGCGTGTCGGGAGCCGACTCGTGA
- a CDS encoding NAD(P)H-dependent glycerol-3-phosphate dehydrogenase: MTRAAVLGAGAWGTTFAAVLADAGTDVTLWGRDDAAVAQVRDERRNDRALAGLHLPEGIHATTDAEEALADADIVAVALPSQHVRGVISPWASLLPSGAVVTSLMKGIELGTHQRMTQVLAEAWSLPDERITVVSGPNLAREIAERQPTATVVAGADSAAAELVAASTASSYFRPYTNSDVIGVELSGAYKNVIAVSVGIADGMGFGHNTTATVITRGLAEITRLGLALGASPETFSGLAGMGDLIATCASPLSRNHTLGSAIGKGATLDEAIATTGGTAEGVKTSLSIQELAREKGVDVPICDAVVAMIHEGAPKEAVLQALVSRPRKAEGQ; the protein is encoded by the coding sequence GTGACGCGCGCCGCAGTGCTCGGCGCAGGCGCCTGGGGCACGACCTTCGCCGCGGTGCTCGCGGACGCGGGCACCGACGTCACCCTGTGGGGCAGGGACGATGCGGCGGTCGCCCAGGTGCGGGACGAGCGTCGCAACGATCGTGCCCTCGCGGGGCTGCACCTGCCCGAGGGGATCCACGCGACGACGGACGCCGAGGAGGCGCTCGCGGACGCCGACATCGTCGCCGTCGCGCTGCCCTCGCAGCACGTGCGCGGCGTGATCTCTCCGTGGGCGTCCCTGCTGCCTTCCGGCGCGGTCGTGACCTCGCTCATGAAGGGCATCGAGCTCGGCACCCACCAGCGCATGACCCAGGTGCTCGCCGAGGCGTGGAGCCTTCCGGACGAGCGGATCACCGTCGTCTCGGGGCCGAACCTCGCGCGCGAGATCGCCGAGCGCCAGCCGACCGCCACGGTCGTCGCGGGCGCCGACTCCGCCGCCGCCGAGCTGGTCGCGGCCTCGACCGCATCGTCCTACTTCCGTCCCTACACGAACTCCGACGTCATCGGCGTCGAGCTCTCGGGCGCCTACAAGAACGTCATCGCGGTGAGCGTCGGCATCGCCGACGGCATGGGCTTCGGCCACAACACCACGGCGACCGTGATCACCCGCGGCCTCGCGGAGATCACGCGGCTGGGGCTCGCGCTCGGCGCGTCGCCCGAGACATTCTCGGGGCTCGCGGGCATGGGCGACCTCATCGCGACGTGCGCGTCGCCGCTGTCCCGCAACCACACGCTGGGATCCGCGATCGGCAAGGGCGCGACGCTCGACGAGGCGATCGCGACCACCGGAGGCACCGCCGAGGGCGTGAAGACCTCCCTGTCGATCCAGGAGCTCGCGCGCGAGAAGGGCGTCGATGTGCCGATCTGCGACGCGGTCGTCGCGATGATCCACGAGGGCGCCCCCAAGGAGGCCGTGCTCCAGGCGCTCGTGTCGCGGCCGCGCAAGGCCGAAGGGCAGTAG
- a CDS encoding D-alanine--D-alanine ligase family protein: MNPKPTVAVLFGGRSSEHGVSCVTAGGVLGAIDRDTYDVVAIGITRDGRWTLASTDAADWRIADGAMPSVADEGPTVLPPVRVGSTEWRLDDGASVTPLGTIDVVFPVLHGPYGEDGTIQGALELVDARFVGSGVLASAVGMDKQFMKASFVDAGLPVAPGIVLRPGEPVAPRMPELEKLGLPVFVKPARAGSSMGISKVTSWDELEAAVADAAKHDPKVLVEAGIVGREIETAVLATGTEVRTSPQGEIVTKGDHAFYDFEAKYLDEGNVELLCPTALDPGVAATVADFARRAFVAVGAEGLARVDCFVGPDGYVTVNEINTMPGFTTTSMYPRMWAAAGIAYPALVEALIQEALARPLGLR; encoded by the coding sequence ATGAACCCCAAGCCGACCGTGGCCGTGCTGTTCGGCGGCCGTTCGTCCGAGCATGGGGTCTCGTGCGTGACCGCCGGCGGCGTGCTCGGCGCGATCGACCGCGACACCTACGACGTGGTCGCCATCGGGATCACCCGCGACGGACGCTGGACGCTCGCCTCGACCGACGCCGCCGACTGGCGCATCGCCGACGGCGCGATGCCCTCGGTCGCGGATGAGGGTCCCACAGTGCTGCCTCCCGTCCGCGTCGGCTCGACCGAGTGGAGGCTCGACGACGGCGCGTCCGTGACGCCGCTCGGCACGATCGACGTGGTGTTCCCCGTGCTGCACGGGCCGTATGGCGAGGACGGCACGATCCAGGGCGCGCTCGAGCTCGTCGACGCGCGCTTCGTCGGCTCCGGCGTGCTCGCCTCCGCGGTCGGCATGGACAAGCAGTTCATGAAGGCCTCGTTTGTCGACGCGGGCCTGCCCGTCGCGCCCGGCATCGTGCTGCGGCCGGGGGAGCCCGTCGCGCCCCGCATGCCCGAGCTAGAGAAGCTCGGCCTGCCGGTGTTCGTCAAGCCCGCGCGCGCCGGCTCCTCGATGGGCATCTCCAAGGTGACGTCGTGGGACGAGCTCGAGGCGGCGGTCGCGGACGCGGCCAAGCACGATCCGAAGGTGCTCGTCGAGGCCGGGATCGTGGGTCGCGAGATCGAGACCGCGGTGCTCGCCACGGGGACCGAGGTGAGGACGTCGCCCCAAGGCGAGATCGTCACCAAGGGAGACCACGCCTTCTACGACTTCGAGGCGAAGTACCTGGACGAGGGCAACGTGGAGCTGCTGTGCCCCACCGCGCTCGACCCGGGCGTGGCGGCGACGGTCGCGGACTTCGCGCGTCGCGCCTTCGTCGCGGTCGGTGCCGAGGGCCTCGCCCGCGTGGACTGCTTCGTCGGTCCCGACGGCTACGTGACGGTCAACGAGATCAACACCATGCCGGGCTTCACCACGACGAGCATGTACCCGCGCATGTGGGCCGCCGCGGGGATCGCGTACCCGGCGCTCGTCGAGGCGCTGATCCAGGAGGCGCTCGCGAGGCCGCTCGGCCTGCGCTGA
- a CDS encoding SDR family NAD(P)-dependent oxidoreductase yields the protein MPTLAIIGAGPNLGAAVARRFGREGFSVALISRDQEKLDGIAAELSKDGTTARGYAADVLQPAQLVGALEMAAAELGTITALQYSPLPFRSFLNPVLDLTPELATQAFQFSALGLIHAARTVLPAMREAGEGSIILINGGTSVKARHGFSGTSVAFPAESAYGEMLHDALGVEGIGVHQLVIPGAIPKLRYTIDEVAEKIWQIHAEGGDYRTMLIPLDEGRE from the coding sequence ATGCCCACGCTCGCCATCATCGGAGCCGGACCCAACCTCGGCGCCGCGGTCGCGCGCCGCTTCGGGCGAGAGGGCTTCTCCGTCGCCCTGATCTCCCGCGATCAGGAGAAGCTCGACGGCATCGCCGCCGAGCTGTCCAAGGACGGCACCACGGCCCGCGGCTACGCGGCCGACGTCCTCCAGCCGGCGCAGCTCGTGGGGGCCCTCGAGATGGCGGCCGCCGAGCTCGGGACCATCACCGCGCTCCAGTACAGCCCGCTGCCGTTCCGCAGCTTCCTCAACCCGGTGCTCGACCTCACCCCGGAGCTCGCGACGCAGGCCTTCCAGTTCTCCGCGCTCGGTCTGATCCACGCGGCGCGCACCGTGCTGCCGGCGATGCGCGAGGCGGGGGAGGGATCGATCATCCTCATCAACGGCGGCACGTCGGTCAAGGCGCGCCACGGCTTCTCGGGCACCTCGGTCGCCTTCCCCGCGGAGAGCGCGTACGGCGAGATGCTGCATGACGCGCTCGGCGTCGAGGGCATCGGCGTCCACCAGCTCGTGATCCCCGGCGCGATTCCGAAGCTCCGCTACACGATCGACGAGGTCGCGGAGAAGATCTGGCAGATCCACGCCGAGGGCGGGGACTACAGGACGATGCTGATCCCGCTCGATGAGGGCCGCGAGTAG
- a CDS encoding DUF3515 family protein has translation MPRRLTALGLAALLAPALAGCASPYPVDPAEYAGDPDCARVMLAVPDELGGLAKRTTTSQATAAWGGDEGVIVARCGVEPPGPTTDECLAVETSTVSQDWILTETDDAWVATTFGRSPALEVTVPKVRADEALGDLLAELSGPAALAPSNGLACS, from the coding sequence ATGCCTCGGAGACTGACCGCGCTCGGCCTCGCTGCGCTCCTCGCGCCGGCCCTCGCGGGCTGCGCGTCCCCGTACCCCGTGGATCCCGCGGAGTACGCAGGCGACCCCGACTGCGCGCGCGTGATGCTCGCGGTCCCGGACGAGCTCGGCGGCCTTGCCAAGCGCACGACCACCTCGCAGGCGACCGCGGCCTGGGGCGGCGACGAGGGCGTCATCGTCGCGCGCTGCGGCGTCGAGCCTCCCGGGCCCACGACCGACGAGTGCCTCGCGGTCGAGACCTCGACCGTCTCGCAGGACTGGATCCTCACGGAGACGGACGATGCATGGGTCGCCACGACCTTCGGCCGCTCCCCCGCGCTCGAGGTCACCGTCCCGAAGGTGCGCGCCGACGAGGCCCTCGGGGATCTGCTCGCGGAGCTGTCGGGTCCCGCGGCGCTCGCGCCGTCGAACGGCCTCGCCTGCTCCTGA
- a CDS encoding MATE family efflux transporter, with the protein MSSRADLLRGLPHRRAFSLAWPAILSNITVPLVGLVDTAMLGHFSDATHLGAVAIGATVIGAVTWLLNFLRSGTTSLVGRALGAGRTDTAVTHLQRSLLMALALGLSIVVVQWVAVPLAMSVLAPEGDVRAFATDYALIRLLAAPATLLTLVANGWFVGSGDTKRPLAVVATVNLLNIGLDVAFVAGFGWGSQGAAAASAIAEWVGVVVAGVLWWRVAPAPVREAVRRWRGKGLRSGWAGVVKLNSWLFGRTAILYVVLTFVTAYAGRIGEDVLAATSVLMQFMYLASYAQDGYAHAAEAMAAREVGRRDVREFHRANLAAAVPAVTLGAIFTLLYLVARDPLLALMTDLPAVADTAREYFPWVIALPLFSAFAYLFDGVFLGSGHTRAMLVTMALSAVVVFFPVLAIGALWIGDDRGHDLWRAFLLFNGARGFFLGLAYWRTTRRGGWLEHEEPARV; encoded by the coding sequence TTGTCGTCGAGGGCTGACCTGCTGCGGGGGCTCCCGCATCGGCGTGCCTTCTCGCTGGCCTGGCCGGCGATCCTCTCCAACATCACGGTGCCGCTCGTCGGCCTCGTGGACACCGCGATGCTCGGGCACTTCTCCGACGCGACCCATCTGGGCGCGGTCGCGATCGGTGCCACCGTCATCGGCGCGGTGACGTGGCTGCTGAACTTCCTGCGCTCGGGGACGACGTCCCTCGTGGGCCGTGCGCTCGGCGCCGGGCGGACCGACACCGCCGTCACGCATCTGCAGCGCTCGCTGCTCATGGCTCTCGCGCTCGGCCTCAGCATCGTCGTCGTGCAATGGGTGGCGGTGCCGCTCGCGATGTCGGTGCTCGCGCCCGAGGGCGACGTCCGCGCCTTCGCGACCGACTACGCGCTCATCCGCCTGCTCGCGGCACCCGCGACGCTGCTGACGCTCGTCGCGAACGGCTGGTTCGTCGGGTCGGGGGATACGAAGCGACCGCTTGCCGTCGTCGCGACGGTGAACCTGCTCAACATCGGGCTCGACGTGGCGTTCGTCGCGGGGTTCGGCTGGGGCTCCCAGGGCGCCGCGGCCGCGTCCGCGATCGCCGAATGGGTCGGCGTGGTGGTCGCCGGGGTGCTGTGGTGGCGGGTCGCGCCCGCCCCGGTGCGCGAGGCGGTGCGCAGGTGGCGCGGCAAGGGTCTGCGGTCCGGTTGGGCCGGCGTGGTCAAGCTGAACAGCTGGCTCTTCGGGCGCACGGCGATCCTGTACGTCGTGCTGACGTTCGTGACGGCCTACGCGGGTCGCATCGGGGAGGACGTGCTCGCGGCCACGAGCGTGCTCATGCAGTTCATGTACCTCGCGTCGTACGCCCAGGACGGCTACGCGCACGCGGCTGAGGCGATGGCGGCGCGTGAGGTCGGGCGCCGAGACGTACGCGAGTTCCATCGCGCGAACCTCGCGGCGGCCGTTCCCGCCGTCACCCTCGGCGCAATCTTCACGCTTCTCTACCTGGTCGCGCGGGATCCGCTCCTGGCCCTGATGACCGATCTGCCCGCGGTGGCCGACACCGCGCGCGAGTACTTCCCGTGGGTGATCGCGCTGCCGCTGTTCAGCGCCTTCGCGTATCTCTTCGACGGCGTGTTCCTCGGGTCAGGCCATACGCGCGCGATGCTCGTGACCATGGCACTGTCCGCGGTGGTGGTGTTCTTCCCCGTCCTCGCGATCGGCGCCCTGTGGATCGGCGACGACCGCGGCCACGACCTGTGGCGCGCGTTCCTGCTGTTCAACGGCGCGCGCGGATTCTTCCTCGGGCTCGCCTACTGGCGCACGACCAGGCGCGGCGGCTGGCTCGAGCACGAGGAGCCGGCGCGGGTGTAG
- a CDS encoding helix-turn-helix transcriptional regulator: MPRSTKVTNDIRTLRFMHGEMTQAALAKSVGVTRQTIIAIEQGKYSPSLEVAFQIARVFGVPLERVFSYADDADA, encoded by the coding sequence ATGCCCCGCTCCACGAAGGTCACCAACGACATCCGCACGCTGCGCTTCATGCACGGCGAGATGACGCAGGCCGCGCTCGCGAAGAGCGTCGGCGTCACGCGTCAGACCATCATCGCGATCGAGCAGGGCAAGTACTCTCCCTCGCTCGAGGTCGCGTTCCAGATCGCGCGGGTCTTCGGCGTCCCGCTCGAGCGAGTCTTCAGCTACGCCGACGACGCCGACGCCTGA